The Candidatus Wallbacteria bacterium genomic interval TTTCAGAATTTCAGCTGTGAACAGAACAAACACCACTTCACGGAAACGGCCTGGTTTTTCCTTGAGGAAGAGCATGGTCTCGTCCAGGGCAGCAGGGGCTGCCAGTTCCGGCGGGTAACCATAGACACCTGTGCTGATTGAAGGGAAGGCGATCCGTTGGATCCCATTCTTGGAAGCCAGCCTCAGCGAATTCCTGTAACTATTCCGCAGCAGCGCTTCTTCACCGGCATTCCCACCCTGCCAGATCGGGCCTACTGTATGGATCACATATTTTGCCGGCAGCCAGCCTGCCATGGTGATGACCGCTTCTCCGGTCGGACAGCCGCCTTGCATTACTACGATTTTCTCGCATTCCTCGTCTATCACAGGACCGCCTGCCTGATGGATGGCCCCGTCCACGCCTCCTCCTCCACAGAGCTTGGAATTAGCGGCATTCACGATCGCTTCAATCCTCTCTTTCGTGAGATCCCCGGATTTCAAGCGCAGGAGGGTGTCCCTTATCATAAGCTTCATAGATCCTCTTGAAGAAAATTGAGTTTTGTCAGAGCCTTCTTCACAATCACAGTGTAGCAGAACAATTCAGAAAATAAAATGGCCTGTTAAAGTTTTGGCTTTCCTTCCGATAACAAGTACGGAAAAGCTTGAAAGGCAGGAATTCCGATTTTTTTTGAATTGCGGCTGTTGGTCTGAAGGATTCTGGATGACAGGGAAAAAGCCGATAGGTAGAAGACAGCGAGAAAGGAAATCTACGTTGCGATGATAAAATTGACGAGATTCAACGGATCCAATCTGTTTGTCAACGAGGAGCTGGTGGAGATGGTAGAACATACCCCGGATACCGTATTGACTTTCGTGTCAGGCAGAAAACTGCTTGTCAAAGAAGACATCGTGGGAATTATAACGAAAATCAGGGAATACAAAGATGCAATTTTTCAGGGAGAATGACGACTCTGTCCGGTGAATAAGATTTAGGAGGTCCAGATGGCGGATGAGG includes:
- a CDS encoding O-acetyl-ADP-ribose deacetylase is translated as MKLMIRDTLLRLKSGDLTKERIEAIVNAANSKLCGGGGVDGAIHQAGGPVIDEECEKIVVMQGGCPTGEAVITMAGWLPAKYVIHTVGPIWQGGNAGEEALLRNSYRNSLRLASKNGIQRIAFPSISTGVYGYPPELAAPAALDETMLFLKEKPGRFREVVFVLFTAEILKLFEDSLTVLAGKYKVKVR
- a CDS encoding flagellar FlbD family protein, which produces MIKLTRFNGSNLFVNEELVEMVEHTPDTVLTFVSGRKLLVKEDIVGIITKIREYKDAIFQGE